From the genome of Helicobacter pylori, one region includes:
- a CDS encoding FeoA family protein: MTLNEAIKDKVYEIVEIANCDEALKKRFLSFGIHEGVQCTLLHYSMKKATLSVKINRIQVALRTHEAQYLVIKESV; this comes from the coding sequence ATGACTCTCAATGAAGCCATTAAAGACAAAGTTTATGAAATCGTAGAAATCGCTAACTGCGATGAAGCCCTTAAAAAACGCTTTCTGTCTTTTGGTATCCATGAAGGAGTTCAATGCACTCTTTTGCATTATTCTATGAAAAAAGCCACGCTTTCGGTTAAAATCAACCGCATTCAAGTGGCTTTAAGAACCCATGAAGCGCAATACCTTGTCATCAAAGAAAGCGTGTGA
- the nth gene encoding endonuclease III, translated as MGLKHTKTYQKAQQIKELLLKHYPNQTTELRHKNPYELLVATILSAQCTDARVNKITPKLFEKYPSVNDLALAFLEEVKEIIQSVSYSNNKSKHLISMAQKVVRDFKGVIPSTQKELMSLDGVGQKTANVVLSVCFDANYIAVDTHVFRTVHRLGLSNANTPIKTEEELSDLFKDNLSKLHHALILFGRYTCKAKNPLCGECFLKEFCVSKASFKA; from the coding sequence ATGGGTTTAAAACATACTAAAACTTACCAAAAAGCCCAACAAATCAAAGAACTGCTTTTAAAACATTACCCCAACCAAACCACCGAATTGCGCCATAAAAACCCCTATGAATTGCTGGTGGCTACCATTTTAAGCGCTCAATGCACGGACGCTAGAGTGAATAAAATAACGCCCAAGTTATTTGAAAAATACCCAAGTGTGAATGATTTAGCCCTAGCTTTTTTAGAAGAAGTTAAAGAAATTATCCAATCCGTTTCTTATTCCAACAATAAAAGCAAGCATTTAATCAGTATGGCGCAAAAAGTGGTTAGGGATTTTAAGGGCGTTATCCCCTCTACACAAAAAGAATTGATGAGCCTAGATGGCGTGGGGCAAAAAACCGCTAATGTGGTGCTTTCAGTGTGCTTTGATGCAAATTATATAGCCGTAGATACCCATGTGTTCCGCACGGTGCACCGATTAGGCTTAAGCAACGCTAACACGCCCATTAAGACCGAAGAAGAACTCAGCGATCTTTTTAAAGACAACCTGTCAAAACTCCACCATGCCTTAATCTTGTTTGGCCGTTACACCTGCAAGGCTAAAAACCCCTTGTGCGGCGAGTGTTTTTTAAAAGAATTTTGCGTTTCTAAGGCTAGCTTTAAAGCGTAG
- the fliN gene encoding flagellar motor switch protein FliN produces MSEAESNKLKIAEKEKEKASKERELELSTYLEELICDYKNLLDMEIVFSAELGSTQIPLLQILRFEKGSVIDLQKPAGESVDTFVNGRVIGKGEVMVFERNLAIRLNEILDSNAIVYYLAKNS; encoded by the coding sequence ATGTCAGAAGCAGAATCTAATAAGTTAAAAATAGCCGAAAAAGAGAAAGAAAAAGCTAGCAAGGAAAGAGAACTAGAGCTTTCCACTTATTTAGAAGAACTCATTTGCGATTATAAAAACCTTTTAGACATGGAGATTGTTTTTAGTGCAGAACTTGGCTCTACGCAAATCCCTTTATTGCAGATTTTGCGTTTTGAAAAAGGCTCTGTGATTGACTTGCAAAAACCCGCTGGAGAGAGCGTGGATACTTTTGTGAACGGGCGGGTTATTGGTAAGGGTGAGGTGATGGTTTTTGAAAGGAATTTAGCCATTCGTTTGAATGAAATCCTTGATTCTAACGCCATTGTGTATTATCTCGCTAAAAATTCATGA
- a CDS encoding energy transducer TonB, producing MPENSKLQSAKLGKNFDPVDHSNRNFFFSLILSVLLHWLIYFLFEHRGDFFPSKPKLVKVDPKNLLILKRGHSQDPSKNTPGAPKPTLAGPQKPPTPPTPPTPPTPPTPPKPIEKPKPKPKPKPEPKKPNHKHKALKKVEKVEEKKIVEEKKEEKKIVEQKVEQKKVEEKKPVKKEFDPNQLSFLPKEVAPPRQENNKGLDNQTKRDIDELYGEEFGDLGTAEKDFIRNNLRDIGRITQKYLEYPQVAAYLGQDGTNAVEFYLHPNGDITDLKIIIGSEYKMLDDNTLKTIQIAYKDYPRPKTKTLIRIRVRYYLGGN from the coding sequence ATGCCGGAAAATTCTAAACTGCAATCTGCTAAGTTAGGGAAAAATTTTGACCCTGTGGATCATTCTAACAGGAATTTTTTCTTTTCTCTCATTCTATCTGTATTGTTACACTGGTTGATTTATTTTTTATTTGAACACAGAGGGGATTTTTTTCCCTCAAAACCCAAGCTTGTTAAAGTGGATCCTAAAAATTTATTGATTTTAAAAAGAGGCCATTCGCAAGATCCCAGTAAAAACACCCCGGGCGCTCCTAAACCCACGCTAGCTGGCCCCCAAAAACCCCCCACACCACCAACCCCACCAACCCCACCAACCCCACCAACCCCACCAAAACCTATAGAAAAGCCTAAACCTAAGCCAAAACCCAAACCTGAACCCAAAAAGCCCAATCACAAACATAAGGCTCTTAAAAAAGTGGAAAAAGTGGAAGAGAAAAAAATAGTAGAGGAGAAAAAAGAAGAGAAAAAAATAGTAGAACAAAAAGTAGAGCAGAAAAAAGTGGAAGAGAAAAAACCTGTCAAAAAAGAATTTGATCCCAATCAGCTTTCTTTCTTGCCTAAAGAAGTTGCGCCACCCAGACAAGAAAATAATAAAGGCTTGGATAACCAAACCAAAAGGGATATTGATGAATTGTATGGCGAAGAATTTGGGGATTTAGGCACAGCCGAAAAAGATTTCATCAGGAATAATTTAAGGGATATTGGGCGCATCACGCAAAAATATTTAGAATACCCTCAAGTAGCGGCTTATTTAGGGCAAGACGGGACGAATGCGGTAGAATTTTACTTGCACCCTAATGGCGATATTACCGATCTTAAAATCATCATTGGCTCTGAGTATAAAATGCTTGATGACAACACCTTAAAGACTATTCAGATCGCTTATAAGGATTACCCGCGCCCCAAAACTAAAACCCTCATCCGCATTAGAGTGCGTTATTACCTAGGGGGCAATTAA
- the pyrC gene encoding dihydroorotase — MEITLFDPIDAHLHVRENALLKAVLRYSSEPFSAAVIMPNLNKPLINTPITLEYEEEILNHSSNFKPLMSLYFNDDLTLEELQRAQEKGIRFLKLYPKGMTTNAQNGTSDLLGEKTLEILENAQKLGFILCIHAEQAGFCLDKEFLCHSVLETFALSFPKLKIIIEHLSDWRSIALIEKHDNLYATLTLHHISMTLDDLLGGSLNPHCFCKPLIKTKKDQERLLSLALKAHPKISFGSDSAPHFVSKKHSTNIPAGIFSAPILLPALCELFEKHNALENLQAFISDNAKKIYALDNLPSKKAHLSKKPFIVPTHTLCLNEKIAILRGGETLSWNIQEIA; from the coding sequence ATGGAAATCACGCTTTTTGACCCTATAGACGCTCACTTGCATGTGCGAGAAAACGCACTTTTAAAAGCGGTGTTAAGATATTCTAGCGAGCCTTTTAGCGCTGCGGTGATCATGCCTAATCTCAATAAGCCCTTAATTAACACTCCAATCACCCTTGAATATGAAGAAGAAATTTTAAACCATTCTTCAAACTTCAAGCCTTTAATGAGTTTGTATTTCAATGATGATTTGACCTTAGAAGAATTGCAACGCGCCCAAGAAAAAGGCATCAGGTTTTTAAAGCTCTACCCCAAAGGCATGACCACAAACGCGCAAAACGGCACTTCGGATTTGTTGGGTGAAAAAACTTTAGAGATTTTAGAAAACGCCCAAAAATTAGGCTTTATTTTATGCATCCATGCAGAACAAGCCGGGTTTTGTTTGGATAAAGAATTTTTATGCCATAGCGTTTTAGAAACTTTCGCCCTTTCATTCCCTAAACTCAAAATCATTATAGAGCATTTGAGCGATTGGCGCAGTATCGCTCTAATTGAAAAGCATGACAACCTCTATGCGACTTTAACTTTACACCATATCAGCATGACTTTAGATGATTTATTAGGGGGGAGTTTGAACCCGCATTGTTTTTGCAAACCTTTAATCAAAACCAAAAAAGACCAAGAAAGGCTTTTATCCCTTGCTTTAAAAGCCCACCCTAAAATCTCTTTTGGCTCTGATAGCGCCCCGCATTTTGTCTCTAAAAAGCATAGCACTAACATTCCAGCAGGCATCTTTTCTGCCCCTATTTTGTTGCCTGCGTTGTGCGAACTTTTTGAAAAACACAACGCTTTAGAAAACTTGCAAGCCTTTATCAGCGATAACGCTAAAAAAATCTATGCGCTAGACAATTTGCCCAGTAAAAAAGCGCATTTGTCTAAAAAACCCTTTATAGTCCCTACGCACACACTTTGTCTGAATGAAAAAATTGCTATCTTAAGAGGGGGCGAAACGCTATCTTGGAACATTCAAGAAATCGCCTAA
- a CDS encoding LTA synthase family protein, with the protein MKSLSHALFSLFLKGFYFTFFMSLLFVFNRIGFILYTGYYKHALKNPIFDEIIKTLFNGARYDNRVVSSLAILFIIIGLLGLFAPKRQTKMLNIMAYFSIAIILFLNIANIVYYGIYGNVFDENLLEFLHEDTLTILKMSGEYPIFSGFSLFVIISILISLIYFKIQNALFKPKNVDQATRTKPLKTFLLFMLFSLMQMFYINAQLSFVGASLDLSIEPAKDPFLMKITPGAFRNLYLLARNYRQSHNLKFSDFAKGSPLEVAKNYFNLKENPSNNLYELLSQTSHNNSNQTIQHVFYIVSESLSSWHFDQKFDAIGLTSALKGLVKKEHAHMLSAFIESAPRTVKSLDVQITGLPYINDNNLVNSGVILPSFPMAIGNIMKTLGYRNNFYYGGSGIWNKLDSFTKKQGFHALYFNNHLLEFAKNKPYPKPIESNWGVHDNILFDYILENTNPNEKTFSMVMTLSNHAIKNVNLKAFNVPLEKIQKFVEKTPKAENLPDANSLGHIYWYDKVIVNFIKKASLKFPNSLFIITGDHFDRSYEYAKNDLYVIKSVPLILYAPTLKPEKISQVGSHLDIAPTIVELAAPKGFQFVSFGKPLFSNNTTNPPSHPDYALGYEAIATKDYFYNPSLGLRYLNENHKEQKDKQNDKIEAFQFYQQLESLKALSYYLLYHGANLKD; encoded by the coding sequence ATGAAATCCCTATCCCATGCCCTTTTTTCGCTCTTTTTAAAAGGTTTTTATTTCACCTTTTTTATGAGCTTGTTGTTTGTGTTCAATCGTATCGGCTTTATCCTTTATACTGGCTATTATAAACATGCTTTAAAAAACCCTATTTTTGATGAAATCATCAAAACCCTATTCAATGGAGCAAGATATGATAATCGTGTGGTCTCAAGCCTAGCGATTCTTTTTATCATTATCGGATTATTAGGGTTATTTGCCCCTAAACGCCAAACCAAAATGCTTAATATTATGGCGTATTTTTCTATCGCTATTATCCTGTTTTTAAACATTGCGAACATTGTTTATTACGGCATTTATGGGAATGTGTTTGATGAAAATTTATTGGAATTTTTGCATGAAGACACGCTCACGATTTTAAAAATGAGCGGAGAATACCCTATTTTTTCTGGTTTTTCACTCTTTGTGATCATTAGCATTTTAATCTCTCTTATCTATTTCAAGATCCAAAACGCCCTTTTTAAACCCAAAAATGTTGATCAAGCCACCCGCACCAAACCCCTTAAAACTTTCCTTTTATTCATGCTTTTTTCACTCATGCAAATGTTTTACATCAACGCGCAATTGAGCTTTGTTGGTGCGTCTTTAGATCTCAGCATAGAGCCAGCCAAAGATCCTTTTTTAATGAAAATTACCCCCGGGGCGTTTCGCAACCTTTATCTTTTGGCGCGCAATTACAGACAAAGCCATAACCTTAAATTCAGCGATTTTGCTAAAGGATCGCCCCTAGAAGTGGCGAAAAATTATTTCAATCTTAAAGAAAACCCCTCAAACAACCTCTATGAGTTGCTTTCTCAAACAAGCCACAACAATTCCAATCAAACCATCCAACATGTTTTTTATATCGTTTCAGAGTCTCTGAGTTCATGGCATTTTGATCAAAAATTTGACGCTATAGGGCTAACGAGCGCTTTAAAAGGCTTGGTTAAAAAAGAGCATGCTCACATGCTTTCTGCTTTTATTGAAAGCGCCCCACGAACCGTTAAAAGCCTGGATGTCCAAATCACAGGCTTGCCTTATATCAATGATAATAACTTAGTCAATTCAGGCGTAATCCTCCCTAGCTTTCCTATGGCGATTGGCAATATCATGAAAACTCTGGGTTATAGAAATAACTTTTATTATGGGGGTAGCGGGATTTGGAACAAACTAGATAGTTTCACCAAAAAACAAGGTTTTCACGCCCTTTATTTCAATAACCATCTCTTAGAATTTGCCAAAAACAAGCCCTACCCTAAACCCATAGAGAGCAACTGGGGAGTGCATGATAATATTTTATTTGACTATATTTTAGAAAACACCAACCCCAATGAAAAAACTTTCAGCATGGTCATGACTTTAAGCAATCACGCAATCAAAAATGTGAATCTCAAAGCCTTTAATGTGCCTTTAGAAAAAATCCAAAAATTTGTGGAAAAAACCCCCAAAGCAGAAAATCTACCGGACGCTAATTCTTTAGGGCATATTTACTGGTATGACAAAGTAATAGTCAATTTCATCAAAAAAGCAAGCCTTAAATTCCCTAACTCGCTTTTTATCATTACAGGAGATCATTTTGACAGGAGCTATGAATACGCTAAAAACGATTTATATGTGATTAAATCCGTGCCGCTTATTTTATACGCCCCTACTTTAAAGCCTGAAAAAATCAGTCAAGTCGGATCGCATTTAGACATCGCTCCTACGATTGTTGAATTAGCCGCTCCTAAAGGTTTTCAATTTGTGAGTTTTGGAAAGCCTTTATTTTCTAACAACACAACAAACCCTCCAAGCCACCCCGATTATGCGCTAGGTTATGAAGCGATCGCTACCAAAGATTATTTTTATAACCCGAGTTTGGGGTTAAGGTATTTGAACGAAAACCACAAAGAGCAAAAGGATAAACAAAACGACAAAATAGAAGCTTTTCAGTTTTACCAGCAATTAGAATCCTTAAAAGCCCTCAGTTATTACTTGCTCTATCATGGGGCTAATCTTAAAGATTGA
- the folD gene encoding bifunctional methylenetetrahydrofolate dehydrogenase/methenyltetrahydrofolate cyclohydrolase FolD: MPNRGVVLLDGQALAYNIEKDLKNKIQIITAQTHKRPKLAVILVGKDPASITYVNMKIKACERVGMDFDLKTLQENITEAELLSLIKDYNTDQNISGILVQLPLPRHIDTKMILEAIDPSKDVDGFHPLNIGKLCTQKESFLPATPMGVMRLLKHYHIEIKGKDVAIIGASNIIGKPLSMLLLNAGASVSVCHILTKDISFYTQNADIVCVGVGKPDLIKASMLKKGAVVVDIGINHLNDGRIVGDVDFINAQKVAGFITPVPKGVGPMTIVSLLENTLIAFEKQQRKGF, encoded by the coding sequence ATGCCAAATAGGGGCGTTGTTTTATTAGACGGGCAAGCACTAGCTTACAATATAGAAAAAGATTTGAAAAATAAAATCCAAATAATAACCGCACAAACGCATAAACGCCCCAAACTAGCCGTGATTTTAGTGGGGAAAGATCCCGCTAGTATCACTTATGTCAATATGAAGATCAAAGCATGCGAAAGGGTGGGCATGGATTTTGACTTAAAAACCCTCCAAGAAAATATTACTGAAGCTGAATTGCTGTCCTTGATTAAAGATTACAATACCGATCAAAACATTTCAGGCATTTTAGTCCAGCTCCCCCTACCCAGACACATTGACACTAAAATGATTTTAGAAGCCATTGATCCGAGTAAAGATGTGGATGGTTTCCACCCCCTTAATATCGGCAAGCTCTGCACTCAAAAAGAATCGTTTCTGCCAGCTACCCCTATGGGCGTGATGCGTCTTTTAAAGCATTATCATATTGAAATCAAGGGCAAGGATGTAGCGATTATTGGGGCGAGCAATATCATTGGAAAACCTTTGAGCATGCTTTTGTTAAACGCTGGGGCTAGCGTGAGCGTGTGCCATATTTTGACTAAAGACATTAGTTTTTACACCCAAAACGCTGATATTGTCTGCGTTGGCGTGGGTAAGCCTGATTTGATTAAAGCGAGCATGTTAAAAAAAGGGGCTGTAGTGGTGGATATTGGGATCAATCATTTGAACGATGGGCGTATCGTGGGCGATGTGGATTTTATAAACGCGCAAAAAGTTGCCGGTTTTATCACCCCTGTGCCTAAAGGCGTGGGGCCTATGACGATCGTCTCGCTTTTAGAAAACACTCTGATCGCTTTTGAAAAACAACAAAGGAAGGGATTTTAA
- the lepB gene encoding signal peptidase I, with the protein MKFLRSVYTFCSSWVGTIIIVLLVIFFIAQAFIIPSRSMVGTLYEGDMLFVKKFSYGIPIPKIPWIELPVMPDFKNNGHLIEGDRPKRGEVVVFIPPHEKKSYYVKRNFAIGGDEVLFTNEGFYLHPFESDTDKNYIAKHYPNAMTKEFMGKIFVLNPYRSEHPGIHYQKDNETFHLMEQLATQGAEANISMQLIQMEGEKVFYKKINNDEFFMIGDNRDNSSDSRFWGSVAYKNIVGSPWFVYFSLSLKNSLEMDAENNPKKRYLVRWERMFKSVEGLEKIIKKEKATH; encoded by the coding sequence ATGAAATTTTTACGCTCTGTTTATACATTTTGCTCCAGTTGGGTAGGGACGATCATTATTGTGCTGTTGGTTATCTTTTTTATCGCACAAGCCTTTATCATTCCCTCTCGCTCTATGGTAGGCACGCTCTATGAGGGCGATATGCTCTTTGTCAAAAAGTTTTCTTACGGCATACCCATTCCTAAAATCCCATGGATTGAGCTTCCTGTTATGCCTGATTTTAAAAATAATGGGCATTTGATAGAGGGGGATCGCCCTAAGCGCGGCGAAGTGGTGGTGTTTATCCCTCCCCATGAAAAAAAATCTTACTATGTCAAAAGGAATTTCGCTATTGGAGGCGATGAGGTGTTATTCACTAATGAGGGGTTTTATTTGCACCCTTTTGAGAGCGACACAGACAAAAATTACATTGCTAAACATTACCCTAACGCCATGACTAAAGAATTCATGGGTAAAATTTTTGTTTTAAACCCTTATAGGAGTGAGCATCCAGGTATCCATTACCAAAAAGACAATGAAACCTTCCATTTAATGGAGCAGTTAGCCACTCAAGGCGCAGAAGCTAATATCAGCATGCAACTCATTCAAATGGAGGGCGAAAAGGTGTTTTATAAGAAAATCAATAACGATGAATTTTTCATGATCGGCGATAACAGAGACAATTCTAGCGACTCGCGCTTTTGGGGGAGTGTGGCTTATAAAAACATCGTGGGTTCGCCATGGTTTGTTTATTTCAGTTTGAGTTTAAAAAATAGCCTGGAAATGGATGCAGAAAATAACCCCAAAAAACGCTATTTGGTGCGTTGGGAACGCATGTTTAAAAGCGTTGAAGGTTTAGAAAAAATCATTAAAAAAGAAAAAGCAACGCATTAA